Proteins encoded by one window of Alphaproteobacteria bacterium SS10:
- the pheT gene encoding phenylalanine--tRNA ligase subunit beta, translated as MKFPVSWLKQHLDTDATLDELSVALTSLGLEVDGIDNPAEKLEPFRIAYVEEATQHPDADKLKVCKVNTGDEVVQVVCGAPNARTGMKGVFAPSGTHVPGTGLDLKPTKIRGVESNGMLCSERELELSDDHEGIIDLPEDAPVGAAYAPYAGLDDAVIEIGLTPNRGDCAGIYGIARDLAAKGIGKLKPLDQEPVRGAFLNPISITIRDDAKHGCPAFAGRLIKGVKNGPSPDWVQAWLKSVGLRPISALVDITNFFTMALARPLHVYDASKLNGGIIVGMTDGSEKFDALNDKSYEVPADLVSINDEAGFLGLGGIVGGVSSGVDENTTDVLLECALFDPIKIAEAGRALQIDSDARYRFERGVDPATLALGTELATKMIMEICGGEPSEVTIAGAIPADDRVVSYRPSRTETLGGLAVDEAEQKSILAVLGFTVDDSGAQWSIKPPSWRPDIHGEADIVEEVLRVHSFDSIPPVPMDRDKVVAPIAVGLERQRAGKVRRTLATRGMDEAVTWSFMAPAHADLFGGVGDDLKIVNPISTDLAVMRPSALPNLIEAAGRNADRGMGDVSIFEVGPAFETADEKGQRLVAAGVRLGHGRPRHWADAPRPVDAFDAKADALAALIAGGLPTDNPQMTADASAWYHPGRSGVFRLGKNVLAEFGEVHPKVAEAFDIDGPLVAFEVYIDAIPQPKKSSGPARPLLQRSAFQPVARDFAFVVAEDVSADAVLRAAQSADKKLITGAELFDVYTGKGVPDGHKSLAISVTLQPVEATLTDAEIEAVAKAVVDRVTEKTGAALR; from the coding sequence ATGAAATTCCCCGTTTCCTGGCTGAAACAGCATCTCGATACCGATGCGACCCTGGATGAATTATCGGTCGCCCTGACCTCCCTCGGGCTGGAAGTCGATGGCATCGACAACCCAGCTGAGAAGCTGGAGCCATTCCGCATCGCCTATGTGGAAGAGGCCACCCAGCACCCGGACGCTGACAAGCTGAAGGTTTGTAAGGTGAACACCGGCGATGAGGTGGTGCAGGTTGTCTGTGGCGCGCCTAATGCGCGGACCGGGATGAAGGGTGTGTTCGCCCCATCCGGCACCCATGTACCCGGTACTGGCCTCGACTTGAAGCCAACCAAGATCCGGGGTGTTGAGAGCAATGGCATGCTCTGCTCTGAGCGCGAGCTTGAGCTGTCCGACGATCATGAGGGCATTATCGACCTGCCAGAGGATGCGCCGGTTGGTGCCGCCTATGCCCCTTATGCAGGTCTAGACGACGCGGTGATTGAGATTGGCCTGACGCCGAACCGTGGTGATTGCGCCGGCATCTACGGCATCGCCCGCGACCTGGCCGCCAAGGGCATCGGCAAGCTAAAGCCCCTGGATCAGGAACCAGTCAGAGGCGCGTTCCTAAACCCGATCAGCATCACCATCCGCGATGATGCGAAGCACGGTTGCCCAGCCTTCGCTGGTCGTTTGATCAAGGGTGTGAAAAACGGCCCGTCCCCGGATTGGGTTCAGGCTTGGTTGAAGTCGGTTGGCCTTCGCCCGATTTCGGCACTGGTCGACATCACCAACTTCTTCACCATGGCGCTGGCCCGCCCGCTCCACGTCTATGACGCGAGTAAGCTCAATGGCGGCATCATTGTCGGCATGACCGATGGTAGCGAGAAGTTCGATGCCCTGAATGATAAGAGCTACGAAGTGCCGGCCGACCTGGTCAGCATCAATGATGAGGCTGGTTTCCTCGGCCTTGGTGGCATTGTTGGCGGCGTCTCCTCCGGTGTGGATGAGAACACCACCGATGTGCTGCTCGAATGCGCACTGTTTGACCCGATTAAAATTGCCGAGGCCGGTCGCGCCTTACAGATCGACAGTGATGCCCGCTACCGGTTTGAGCGTGGTGTTGATCCAGCAACCTTGGCGCTGGGCACTGAGCTTGCCACTAAGATGATCATGGAAATCTGTGGTGGTGAGCCGAGTGAGGTCACCATCGCTGGCGCGATCCCGGCCGATGACCGGGTGGTTAGCTATCGCCCCAGCCGCACCGAGACCCTCGGCGGCTTGGCGGTTGATGAGGCCGAACAGAAATCCATCCTCGCCGTTCTCGGCTTCACCGTCGATGACAGTGGTGCCCAATGGTCGATCAAGCCGCCAAGCTGGCGCCCAGACATCCATGGCGAGGCTGATATTGTTGAGGAAGTGCTGCGGGTTCACAGCTTCGACAGCATCCCGCCGGTTCCGATGGATCGGGATAAGGTCGTGGCCCCCATCGCCGTCGGCTTAGAGCGTCAACGCGCCGGTAAGGTTCGCCGCACCCTCGCCACCCGTGGCATGGATGAGGCTGTTACCTGGTCCTTCATGGCGCCCGCCCATGCCGATCTGTTCGGTGGTGTTGGTGATGACCTTAAAATCGTCAACCCGATCTCAACCGACCTCGCGGTCATGCGCCCCTCTGCCCTGCCGAACCTGATTGAGGCAGCCGGCCGTAATGCCGATCGCGGCATGGGTGATGTCTCAATCTTTGAGGTTGGTCCCGCCTTTGAAACAGCGGATGAGAAGGGGCAGCGCCTGGTCGCCGCCGGCGTTCGCCTTGGCCATGGCCGTCCGCGCCATTGGGCCGATGCGCCGCGTCCGGTTGATGCCTTTGATGCCAAGGCTGATGCCCTGGCCGCCCTGATTGCTGGTGGCCTGCCGACCGACAACCCGCAAATGACTGCGGATGCCAGTGCCTGGTACCACCCCGGCCGCTCCGGCGTGTTCCGCCTGGGCAAGAATGTGCTGGCTGAGTTTGGTGAGGTGCACCCAAAGGTAGCTGAGGCGTTCGATATCGATGGCCCGCTGGTCGCCTTTGAGGTTTATATCGATGCGATCCCGCAGCCGAAGAAGTCATCTGGCCCGGCGCGCCCGCTCTTACAGCGGTCAGCGTTCCAACCAGTGGCCCGCGACTTCGCCTTTGTGGTCGCCGAGGATGTCAGTGCCGATGCCGTTCTGCGCGCCGCACAATCTGCGGATAAGAAGCTGATCACGGGCGCTGAGCTGTTCGACGTCTATACCGGCAAGGGTGTGCCAGACGGTCATAAATCCCTCGCTATCTCCGTCACCCTGCAACCGGTTGAGGCAACCCTGACCGATGCAGAGATTGAGGCGGTGGCCAAGGCCGTCGTTGATCGGGTGACCGAGAAGACGGGTGCGGCCCTACGCTAG